A window of Raineyella sp. W15-4 contains these coding sequences:
- a CDS encoding Hsp70 family protein gives MTKNTDLVLGIDLGTTYSVVAIHQQGDPLVVPDPITGSFRVPSVIQFSGDTVIVGQMAKDALITHPDSVVELVKRSMGTDRVFGFAGRTLGPELISSLILSSLVNNARTCAGVGPGVPVKAVITVPAYFGTAEREATHIAGELAGLDVLDLVAEPVAAAAAFGDTGAVRRILVYDLGGGTFDVTVLKSRRSGVTVMSTGGDSALGGADWDSRLIDMVGTRFLTTIGADEETREDFWDDQEAMARLALAATSLKENLTARVTARVTVSWRGHTETIVVERGEFEAATSDLVARTLDTTRQALTDSGLGEGPLIDEVILVGGSSRMPMIPAALGQKLGVSPRLVDPDLVVAKGAAIIAGTLTAKSPTRADYRSVVPRSLGVLLHDSYDPQARRQIVQHIIDRNTALPAHATARFATIVRGQPTVHLQVMEQAGQMPSPEPQHNRRVIDAQLTVTAELPAGSPIDVALDVAVDGRITVSGTEPTSGSRVELEYYLDQVTEGRSLTAQRESLSGITVAQ, from the coding sequence ATGACCAAGAACACGGACCTGGTGCTCGGGATCGACCTGGGCACCACCTACTCGGTGGTGGCGATCCACCAGCAGGGCGATCCACTGGTCGTCCCTGATCCCATCACCGGATCCTTCCGAGTGCCCTCGGTCATCCAATTCAGCGGGGACACAGTGATCGTCGGCCAGATGGCGAAGGACGCACTCATCACCCATCCCGACTCCGTCGTGGAACTCGTCAAGCGGAGCATGGGTACCGACCGGGTCTTCGGTTTCGCGGGGCGGACTCTCGGCCCCGAGCTCATCTCGTCGCTGATCCTCAGCAGTCTGGTCAACAACGCCCGGACCTGTGCCGGGGTCGGGCCCGGCGTACCGGTCAAGGCGGTGATCACCGTGCCCGCCTACTTCGGGACCGCGGAACGGGAAGCCACCCACATCGCCGGCGAACTGGCCGGGCTCGACGTCCTGGACCTGGTGGCCGAGCCCGTGGCTGCTGCCGCCGCGTTCGGGGACACCGGGGCGGTCCGTCGGATCCTGGTCTACGACCTCGGCGGGGGAACCTTCGACGTGACCGTCCTCAAGAGCCGCCGGAGCGGCGTGACCGTGATGTCGACGGGTGGCGACTCGGCACTCGGGGGAGCGGACTGGGACAGTCGGCTCATCGACATGGTCGGGACCCGATTTCTCACGACGATCGGCGCCGATGAGGAGACCCGAGAGGACTTCTGGGACGACCAGGAGGCCATGGCCCGGCTCGCTCTGGCCGCCACCTCGCTCAAAGAGAACCTGACCGCCAGGGTGACCGCCCGCGTGACGGTGTCGTGGCGGGGACACACAGAGACGATCGTCGTGGAGCGGGGTGAATTCGAGGCTGCGACGTCCGACCTGGTGGCGCGGACGCTCGACACCACCCGTCAGGCACTGACCGATTCAGGTCTCGGGGAAGGCCCGCTGATCGACGAGGTGATCCTCGTCGGCGGCTCGTCCAGGATGCCGATGATCCCGGCCGCGCTCGGCCAGAAGTTGGGTGTCTCACCGCGCCTGGTCGACCCCGACCTGGTGGTCGCCAAGGGCGCCGCCATCATCGCCGGGACACTGACCGCGAAGAGCCCCACGCGGGCCGACTACCGGTCTGTCGTGCCCCGATCGTTGGGTGTTCTCCTGCATGACTCGTACGACCCGCAGGCACGACGGCAGATCGTGCAGCACATCATCGATCGTAATACCGCCCTTCCCGCCCATGCCACAGCGCGGTTCGCGACAATCGTACGAGGGCAACCTACGGTACACCTGCAGGTGATGGAGCAGGCTGGCCAGATGCCCTCTCCGGAGCCCCAGCACAACCGGCGGGTCATCGACGCCCAGCTCACCGTCACCGCGGAACTGCCTGCGGGGTCCCCGATCGACGTGGCGCTGGATGTCGCGGTCGATGGGCGAATCACGGTGAGCGGCACCGAACCGACCAGCGGCAGCCGGGTCGAGCTGGAGTACTACCTCGACCAGGTCACCGAGGGCCGGAGCCTGACCGCCCAGCGGGAGTCCCTGAGCGGAATCACCGTGGCGCAGTGA